The sequence AGGTTCATCATTGTTATTGTTAATTAAGTAAATAGAAGCCCGGCAGGAACTCTAATCACATCTCTATGTTCCATGTTGAAGGAGTCCTTTCTATCTTTCATCATAAGCGTACAGGTAAATTGTCCTGAAATAGCaaagcaacaaaaaaaatgaagatattaGAGTTTATGATAATATAAATTCATATAAGAAAAATGAGTGTTAACGAAGAAATTAAACCCTAATCTCAAAAGGGTCTCCTCCAAAACTCAAAAtctccacattaaaatttaaaatttcagtgCTTTCAAACaaccaacaaaaaaagaaaccaccaagaaacaacattgatCCTTGCAACACAATTTTTTATATCCTCCAAGTATAATCTTTCATACAATATATATAAGCACATAATTTAACATTGCAACACAATCTTGCATGTCTTGTAGGGTAATTTTGATTTCATCAGTTGCTTTTGGGTACCCTTAAGACAAAAGTTAGTATACCTTGACGTACTTAGTAGCTCAAAGGCAAAGTGTATGCAAAGAGCAATAAACCAACATCCGCAGCATACCAAAAGCTGCCcaacagaaaataaaacaaattctgATTAAAAAAACACTCTGTTAACATCAGCATAGATAACAAATACGATAAAAGCtctaaaaaatttcaatcaaaAGTTTAAGACTTTAACTCAGAGATTCTCTGGGCAAAAAATATGTCCATCATTGCATTCTCATACAAAAGAATTCTTTAAATACTGATTTCATGCAATCCAATAGCTAAATGTTAAAATCAGAAAAATTTCTTTAACCcagatttttaaaattaaaattataaaaatttgaacaaaaaaaaaaaagagaacccAAAACAAATATGTCGGAGAACTCACCAGGAAACCCGAGCTTTCAtgggtttgaaatttcttcaaatcAGAACGACAACCAAGTTTTGCTGGGTATAAAATTTCTTCGAATCAAAACGGGATTCAGCTTGGATTTTCCCAAGAATTCATCaaatcaaacaacaacaaaaataagtgCAGCAAACATAGTGCAGAATTTGTCAAAAGCAACAGATCCAGCAT is a genomic window of Malus domestica chromosome 09, GDT2T_hap1 containing:
- the LOC108174158 gene encoding uncharacterized protein isoform X2; translated protein: MEKSAKNRKISVFKLWVLSDFTIVRSGFSSDFTIRQKTQAKLGCRSDLKKFQTHESSGFLLLVCCGCWFIALCIHFAFELLRQFTCTLMMKDRKDSFNMEHRDVIRVPAGLLFT
- the LOC108174158 gene encoding uncharacterized protein isoform X1, whose protein sequence is MEKSAKNRKISVFKLWVLSDFTIVRSGFSSDFTIRQKTQEILYPAKLGCRSDLKKFQTHESSGFLLLVCCGCWFIALCIHFAFELLRQFTCTLMMKDRKDSFNMEHRDVIRVPAGLLFT
- the LOC108174158 gene encoding uncharacterized protein isoform X4, with the translated sequence MEKSAKNRKISVFKLWVLSDFTIVRSGFSSDFTIRQKTQAKLGCRSDLKKFQTHESSGFLLLVCCGCWFIALCIHFAFELLSTSRTIYLYAYDER
- the LOC108174158 gene encoding uncharacterized protein isoform X3, translated to MEKSAKNRKISVFKLWVLSDFTIVRSGFSSDFTIRQKTQEILYPAKLGCRSDLKKFQTHESSGFLLLVCCGCWFIALCIHFAFELLSTSRTIYLYAYDER